The Candidatus Binatia bacterium genome segment GGATGCCCGGGATGAAGCCGCCGCCCTTCTGCAGGTTCTCGGCCACGTTGTTCGGGTCGAACGTGACTGCCGTGTAGAAGTACGCGAAGAAGATGATCGCCGAGATGTACAGCAGGTTGTAGAGCAGGCTGCCCGGCGCGATCAGCGTCGCGAACTCGCGCACCGTCTCGTTCGGCGTGAACTGCGCGATCGTGCCGGGGAAGATCAGCAGCGAAGACGCGAAGATCGGCGGGATCACGCCGGCCATGTTGACTTTCAGCGGCAGGTGCGTGGCCTGCGCGCTCATGATGCGCCGGCCGACCACGCGCTTGGCGTACTGGATCGGGATGCGCCTCTGGCCACGCTCGACGAAGATCACCGCGCCGATGGTCACGACGATGATCGCCGCGAGGATCAGCATGATCAGCGGTCCGATTTCACCCTGGCTCGCGAACTGGAACGTGTTGCGCGTCGCGTTGGGCAGGTTGGCGACGATACCGGCGAAGATCAGCATGCTGATGCCATTGCCGATGCCGCGCTCGGAGATCTGCTCGCCGAGCCACATCAGGAACACGGTGCCGGCCGAAAGCGTCGTCATGGTCATCAGCCGGAAAGCCCAGCCGCCCTGGTAGACCACGGCCGCTCCCGTCGGACCCTGGATCTGCTCGAGTCCGAGCGAGATGAAGAAGCCCTGCACGAACGCGAGGATCACGGTGCCGTAGCGCGTGTACTGCGTGATGCGGCGGCGTCCCTGCTCGCCTTCCTTCGAGAGGCGCTCGAGCGAGGGCACGACCATCGTCATCAGCTGCAGGATGATCGACGACGAGATGTACGGCATGATGCCGAGCGCGCAGACCGAGAACCTCGCGAGCGCCCCGCCCGAAAAGAGGTTCACCATGTCGAACACGCTGGCCGAGGCCGCGTGGAAGTACTCGCCGAGGGCTTCTCCGTCGATGCCGGGCGTCGGAACGGCCACCGCGAGTCGGTAGACCGCCAGAAGCGCCAGCGTGAAGCCGAGGCGCCGGCGAAGCTCCGGGATGCGCGGAAGGTTCTGGAAGCCCGAGTACATCGTCAGTCCTGTCCGCTCTCGGCCAGCTCGGCCAGAGTGTCGGCGCGGCCGCCCGCCGCCTCGATCGCGGCCTTGGCGGAAGCGGAGAACGCGTCGGCGTGCACGGTGAGCGCGCGGTCGAGCGTGCCGTTGCCGAGGATTTTCACCGGCAGGTTGCGCATGGCCAGGCCCCGCTCCCTCAGCGAGTCCTGGTCGACGACGGCGCCGGCCTCGAAGCGCGAGGCAAGCTCACCGACGTTGATCACCTGGTAGGCGACGCGGCTGATGTTCTTGAAACCGAACTTCGGCAGACGGCGTGCCAGAGGCATCTGGCCGCCTTCGAAGCCGGGCGAATTGGTTCCGCCCGAACGCGCGAGAAGTCCCTTGTGGCCCTTGCCCGAGGTCTTGCCGAGGCCCGAGCCGGGGCCGCGGCCCACACGCTTGCGCTTCGTGCGCGATCCGGGAGCCGGCTTCATCGAGTCGAGTTGCATCGCTCAGCCCTCCACCTTCACGAGGTGCTGCACCTTCGCGATCATTCCCGCCACCGGCGCGGTCTCGCGCAGGACCACCGTGCGTCCCATGCGCGTAAGACCAAGGCCGCGCAGCGTCGCGCGCTGGCGCTCGGTCGTGCCGCGCATACCGCCGGTCAGCGTGAGCTTCACCATTTTCTCCGTAGCCATGACTTCGTCTCTTCCCTTTTTGCGTTCGCGCTCTCGCGCTCACTTCGCTGCCGTCGTCAGTGGACGAGTTGGCTGAGCTCCTTGCCGCGGCGCGCCGCGATCTGGGCCGGATCATCGAGCTGGGCCAGCGCAGCCATCGTCGCCTTGACCATGTTGTGAGGGTTGTGCGAACCGAGGCACTTGGTCAGCACGTTCTGGATTCCCGCCAACTCGACGACCGCGCGGATTCCGCCGCCGGCGATGATGCCGGTACCGTCGCTGGCCGGGCGCAGGAACACGCTGCCGGCGCCGAAGTCGCCCTGCACCGCGTACGGGATCGTGCCCTTGGCCATCGGGATTCGCACCATCTGCTTGCGTGCACGCTCGACCGCCTTGCGGATCGCCTCGGGCACTTCCTTCGCCTTGCCAACTCCGTAGCCGACCCGCCCGCCGCCGTCGCCGACGACGACCAGCGCGCTGAAGCTGAAGCGGCGTCCACCCTTGACGACCTTGGCCACACGGTTGATGTGAACCACCCGCTCCTTGAACTCGGAGTCGGCGGCCTGTCCCTGCTGAGAATCTCGTCGTGCCATCTTCTACCTGTCGGCGCGCTGTGCGCGCCGCCTAGAACTTCAGTCCTGCCTCGCGGGCGGCGTCTGCAAGCGCGCGCACGCGGCCGTGGTACTTGTAGCCACCGCGGTCGAAGACGACCTCGGCGATCGAAAGCTGCTTGCAGCGCTCGGCGATGTCGCGGCCGAGCTGCTGGGCCGCGCCGACGTTGCCTTTGCCGCCGGTCACCGTAGAGGCCGCGGCCAGCGTGTGGCCGGTGTCGTCCGAGATGATCTGCACGTAGAGGTAACGGTTCGAGCGGAACACCGACAGGCGCGGCCGCGAAGCGGTGCCGCGCACGCGCTTGCGAACCCTCGCATGGCGAAAGCCGCGTCCTTCCCTTCGATCCCTGGAGACATCCATCGTCGTGTCCTCTGCCTCGTCTGACTACTTGGCTCCGGCCTTGCCGGCTTTGCGCCTGACGTGCTCGTCGCCGTAACGCACGCCCTTGCCCTTGTACGGCTCGGGCGGACGCAGCTTGCGGATGCCGGCCGCCACTTCGCCGACGAGCTGGCGGTTGGCGCCGGTGAGCGTGATCGAAACCTGCTTGTCGACGCTCGCCTTCACGCCGGTCGGAAGCTGGTAGACGATCGGGTGCGAAAACCCGAGGGTCAGCGTGACGTCCGAACCTTTCGCATCGGCGCGGTAGCCGACGCCGGTGATCTCGAGCTTGCGCGTAAAGCCGGAGCTGACACCGACGAGCGCGTTGGAAACCATGCGGCGCACGAGGCCCTGGCGGCTGCGCTCGT includes the following:
- the rpsE gene encoding 30S ribosomal protein S5, with protein sequence MARRDSQQGQAADSEFKERVVHINRVAKVVKGGRRFSFSALVVVGDGGGRVGYGVGKAKEVPEAIRKAVERARKQMVRIPMAKGTIPYAVQGDFGAGSVFLRPASDGTGIIAGGGIRAVVELAGIQNVLTKCLGSHNPHNMVKATMAALAQLDDPAQIAARRGKELSQLVH
- the secY gene encoding preprotein translocase subunit SecY, whose product is MYSGFQNLPRIPELRRRLGFTLALLAVYRLAVAVPTPGIDGEALGEYFHAASASVFDMVNLFSGGALARFSVCALGIMPYISSSIILQLMTMVVPSLERLSKEGEQGRRRITQYTRYGTVILAFVQGFFISLGLEQIQGPTGAAVVYQGGWAFRLMTMTTLSAGTVFLMWLGEQISERGIGNGISMLIFAGIVANLPNATRNTFQFASQGEIGPLIMLILAAIIVVTIGAVIFVERGQRRIPIQYAKRVVGRRIMSAQATHLPLKVNMAGVIPPIFASSLLIFPGTIAQFTPNETVREFATLIAPGSLLYNLLYISAIIFFAYFYTAVTFDPNNVAENLQKGGGFIPGIRPGKRTAEYIDHILTRLTISGALYIAVICVLPTLLIQRFNVPFFFGGTSLLIVVGVAIDTVAQMQAHLIQRNYDGFLKKGSLRGRR
- the rplO gene encoding 50S ribosomal protein L15 translates to MQLDSMKPAPGSRTKRKRVGRGPGSGLGKTSGKGHKGLLARSGGTNSPGFEGGQMPLARRLPKFGFKNISRVAYQVINVGELASRFEAGAVVDQDSLRERGLAMRNLPVKILGNGTLDRALTVHADAFSASAKAAIEAAGGRADTLAELAESGQD
- the rplR gene encoding 50S ribosomal protein L18; translated protein: MDVSRDRREGRGFRHARVRKRVRGTASRPRLSVFRSNRYLYVQIISDDTGHTLAAASTVTGGKGNVGAAQQLGRDIAERCKQLSIAEVVFDRGGYKYHGRVRALADAAREAGLKF
- the rpmD gene encoding 50S ribosomal protein L30; translated protein: MATEKMVKLTLTGGMRGTTERQRATLRGLGLTRMGRTVVLRETAPVAGMIAKVQHLVKVEG
- the rplF gene encoding 50S ribosomal protein L6; translated protein: MSRLGKVPLPVPKGVAVTLEGSSLKAKGPLGEMFVAMDPAAPVSVDSAGVLVSRTGDGRHERSRQGLVRRMVSNALVGVSSGFTRKLEITGVGYRADAKGSDVTLTLGFSHPIVYQLPTGVKASVDKQVSITLTGANRQLVGEVAAGIRKLRPPEPYKGKGVRYGDEHVRRKAGKAGAK